A genomic region of Nostoc sp. UHCC 0702 contains the following coding sequences:
- a CDS encoding phosphatidate cytidylyltransferase, translating to MTNNDFIGLIVSYGYAIALLILGEGLRRLFDIKPELTRKVIHIGAGMWVFGVLLLFKHWEIGIVPFATFIGLNYLFYRYRFIGAMDTEDSSLGTVYFAISVTLLFGLFWRPDGPVDNVPIAVAGVMAMTWGDALAALIGRRFGQHKYQVGNSVRSWEGSAAMLLVSTVVIFLVLLLLPGSSLSPLAQPIAIARACLAAIVSATFATLAEAVSPHGTDNLSVPLVAAGVAWISLNTFN from the coding sequence ATGACTAATAACGATTTTATCGGACTTATAGTTTCTTATGGTTACGCGATCGCTCTACTAATCTTAGGTGAGGGACTGCGTAGGCTGTTTGATATCAAACCAGAACTAACGCGCAAAGTTATCCATATCGGTGCGGGAATGTGGGTTTTCGGTGTACTGCTGCTGTTTAAACATTGGGAAATCGGTATTGTGCCCTTTGCCACATTTATCGGACTCAACTACCTGTTCTACCGCTATCGGTTTATAGGCGCAATGGACACTGAGGACAGTTCACTAGGTACAGTCTATTTTGCTATTTCGGTGACACTGCTGTTCGGGTTATTCTGGCGACCAGACGGCCCAGTAGATAACGTTCCTATTGCTGTAGCTGGAGTCATGGCCATGACTTGGGGGGACGCCCTAGCGGCGTTAATTGGGAGACGCTTTGGCCAGCATAAATACCAAGTAGGAAATTCTGTGCGTTCCTGGGAAGGTTCAGCAGCAATGTTGCTGGTAAGTACAGTGGTAATATTCTTGGTGCTGCTGTTATTACCTGGTTCATCACTCAGCCCTCTAGCACAGCCTATTGCTATAGCAAGGGCCTGTTTGGCAGCGATCGTCAGTGCAACTTTTGCCACCTTAGCTGAGGCTGTCTCGCCTCACGGCACAGATAACCTGAGTGTCCCCTTGGTAGCCGCAGGGGTAGCATGGATAAGCTTAAACACATTTAATTAA
- a CDS encoding DUF3685 domain-containing protein yields the protein MSDRPLKLLLIDQDPIFQLGLRVTLSEIPRLQVVSAVQTDTAALQILAQLATQESDQVNLVVLELGNGRFSYSQQQGLELSRQLKALYPKLPILLLSSVTETQLLLAAKAIGVEGYCPKGTPVSELVAAMEEVAAGGSYWLDERMQGGRGAGGQGNSGPPRPKEVGIRGNRGAGEALLTPNSSLLTPNSPLPFRRLRQNWRLSGIGQINATLREVTAQLQTPGLPLLDRAVMAGQRRELLAARWLLNRLLVSPQERQQEQQREFIYSEQQPSAISSLSSNLDQETVIPVLSPRALQAALFSSCVTKLQFTLQNLTDIPLEIDILREDKKRELLYLILQKLAQQLDELRNAQITINQLEDFRLTVLIDLWQATITDFFGKFSRIKLGKQNIEIVNVLLQNPKVVQIEILNQIPLVIELFSYLVFQTDLYVDNTFYPAASNEAKLQAENILENMLIQVANSVMQPLLNSLADVEAIKQDFYDIKLISTREIERFRNSLSWKYRWNNYVKEAERIFESRYELFVLTLRGIAKTSIYAPRGQELAQLSGIPLGVTLILEFRDAIAPQLRSLLSFVGSGIVFVLTQIIGRGLGLIGRGILQGIGSVSLQDKNFKRNNERPK from the coding sequence ATGAGCGATCGCCCTCTAAAATTATTATTAATCGACCAAGACCCCATCTTCCAGCTGGGATTACGGGTCACTTTGTCAGAAATTCCTCGTTTGCAAGTGGTGTCCGCAGTACAAACAGATACAGCTGCCTTGCAGATACTAGCGCAACTCGCTACACAAGAATCTGACCAAGTAAATTTGGTGGTTTTGGAATTAGGTAATGGTCGCTTTAGTTACAGTCAACAGCAAGGTTTAGAACTCTCTCGTCAACTGAAAGCGTTATACCCCAAGTTGCCGATTTTGCTCCTCAGTTCTGTCACTGAAACACAACTACTTTTGGCAGCTAAAGCTATTGGTGTAGAAGGATACTGTCCTAAAGGCACTCCTGTGTCGGAACTAGTTGCTGCTATGGAAGAAGTCGCAGCTGGCGGTTCTTATTGGTTGGACGAGAGGATGCAGGGGGGCAGGGGAGCAGGGGGGCAGGGGAACTCGGGGCCCCCACGACCGAAGGAAGTGGGGATTAGGGGCAACAGGGGAGCAGGGGAAGCACTCCTAACTCCTAACTCCTCACTCCTAACTCCTAACTCACCACTCCCTTTCCGTAGGTTGCGGCAGAATTGGCGTTTGTCAGGAATTGGCCAGATTAATGCCACTTTAAGGGAAGTTACCGCACAGTTACAAACCCCTGGATTACCGCTACTAGATCGAGCAGTTATGGCTGGACAACGACGAGAACTGCTGGCGGCTCGTTGGCTGCTAAATCGCTTGTTGGTTTCACCACAGGAAAGACAACAGGAACAACAGCGAGAATTCATCTATTCTGAGCAGCAACCGTCTGCAATTAGTTCACTGAGTAGCAATCTTGATCAGGAAACCGTGATACCTGTACTTAGCCCAAGAGCGTTGCAAGCTGCTTTGTTTTCATCTTGTGTAACAAAATTACAATTTACTTTACAAAATTTGACAGATATTCCTTTGGAAATTGATATCCTCCGTGAAGATAAAAAACGAGAATTACTTTACCTGATTCTCCAAAAATTAGCCCAACAGTTAGATGAACTGCGTAATGCTCAAATCACAATTAATCAATTAGAAGATTTTAGATTAACCGTATTAATTGATTTATGGCAAGCAACAATTACAGATTTTTTTGGTAAATTCTCTAGAATTAAATTAGGTAAGCAAAATATAGAAATTGTCAATGTCTTGCTGCAAAATCCTAAAGTTGTGCAGATAGAGATTTTAAATCAAATTCCTCTAGTTATTGAATTATTTTCTTATTTAGTATTTCAAACAGATTTGTATGTTGATAATACCTTTTATCCAGCTGCGAGCAACGAAGCCAAGCTACAAGCAGAAAACATCCTAGAAAATATGTTGATTCAGGTGGCAAATAGTGTGATGCAGCCGTTGCTAAACTCTCTAGCAGATGTAGAAGCAATTAAGCAAGATTTTTATGATATAAAATTGATTTCTACGCGAGAGATTGAACGTTTTAGAAACAGTTTGTCGTGGAAATACCGGTGGAATAATTATGTTAAGGAAGCTGAAAGAATTTTTGAAAGCCGCTATGAATTATTTGTATTAACGCTTCGCGGTATTGCTAAAACTTCGATTTATGCTCCCCGTGGTCAGGAATTAGCACAGCTTTCTGGAATTCCTCTAGGAGTGACGCTGATTTTAGAATTTCGAGATGCGATCGCTCCACAGTTGCGATCGCTATTATCTTTTGTAGGAAGTGGTATTGTGTTTGTTCTCACCCAAATAATAGGCAGGGGTTTGGGTTTAATTGGTCGTGGTATTCTGCAAGGTATTGGCAGTGTATCGTTACAAGATAAAAACTTCAAACGAAACAATGAGCGGCCAAAATGA